One Leishmania panamensis strain MHOM/PA/94/PSC-1 chromosome 24 sequence genomic region harbors:
- a CDS encoding WASH complex subunit-like protein (TriTrypDB/GeneDB-style sysID: LpmP.24.1250) has protein sequence MDSHYSTQVRQEEAHALHAQLSAFVDRHEQRLFDAQQHLRHPTDATYWSRHRDVVMVQLADTPYHTSFGAHHQPRQRQAYQLSSIADLLGSSMANADPLFFRFLVALVSLSAEMQALSDEARRCYAPPLALVGDDNENCYQRRSTDRGKGLGSRGNNGDIRRGAHPAMNADGDSGPSSLQHRQQLLKQQEQEEILDEERLLHSAGTLLALLQDIWLWRQRVQEVVAHALFQLASIYHDTRSRGSRGESPPLLGVRLTSFWDSLSDLLGAVLLVEEVLHQNPSIRDGLEIMQRILAQQQLDAKRDDVAGSDDDGELMRLLLEKLRIDLLDCSLLTSVTAQRFDQLFDASLAACEQGERIPIVAASSTQRDATPAKSAATPKPPPFREYTALCEEFIAVLTGWCDDFEATLASPRAVEHKSSLAALCGLCCLLKGLFLSPPPARGEPATGPTPAVAATASKLVTATLVHVSKRIVAWQSIVPLLPLQGLYALCPLLWWRRTFPAELSAAVGTLKDGAGALVHRTVVEACQSSASQFLSNISQWTQQVDRWTEVEMQSALPIDAPLCRLFIQRTVLLIQQGVALSRTVQDGVLQLLLLHHHAESALTVSIVHGVLRGVLLMQRIADAYHSKMGILATAQAALVQSIAYVLEKHLYNLFTRTCSSRPGTAGVPMAVAQEQLLTLQGALHVLHKPFTADTLACLGLLLDVALNREEMHQSKASSRITKQERDDAFIALAQLKAMLTYQQTLPCITSSSFLFFHRETLYPLFLRYCYEDTLVAVSLPQIVSAMGDCRLLIMSARHVRNPSETLLRDYVEFVRDCVHHELVQPLCTEIENQLRLRTHDAVLGQPYRVLLLSADAVERDLTRYTLLQPFRFFDEWMHVAAQIEHYLSTQFYNLNALMPNDWKTYEEMRSLALRIYHLRIADSHLPSCILDQGLDILVITENIQQFVVYYTYNLNEQVFIQRPSLTPSKHLHTLSTRHIANSIRTHGIGVMNTAVNHVYKYLLKKMVVLSHFLHDDYVRSHLLKDARVVRQRKEQQQSVKYPVEQAEQLIREMDRLGVSHDGVSFLEKARQLISEMGNALGFMRMMRSGGLRAVAEGARFVPLPTTAVSNGSAKGASAAVGVPLSAYMVHGPRVSRPLRKSDDSTDDEGRVEVGTQDGSDDEDCDTMQRRQPNLRRSTVDAVANLDRVVHSMLEQLSDGSQYYPLLLDAIGRRLRHSLAERYAHLHLLYLLVPALANLQVAYTIQEKEKLLKKHKEEGVFSDDGFAVGTTFLLVLFRAYDPFDALHWFENKKTQYRGRLEAVQAALSAATASGSPEFDNFHLTFSTLQTHLKEYTGLENAFTSSRRFFDTALSSSSASDPSRRRHTQEASREEDEEENGK, from the coding sequence ATGGACTCTCACTACAGTACTCAGGTGCGCCAGGAAGAGGCGCATGCGCTGCATGCACAGCTTAGTGCCTTCGTGGATCGTCACGAACAGCGACTCTTCGACGCGCAGCaacacctgcgccacccgaCCGATGCCACGTACTGGAGTCGTCACCGCGATGTCGTGATGGTGCAGCTGGCAGACACGCCGTATCACACTTCATTCGGCGCACATCATCAGCCTCGGCAGCGACAAGCGTACCAGCTGTCATCGATTGCAGACTTACTCGGAAGCTCAATGGCAAACGCTGATCCGCTTTTCTTCCGCTTTCTCGTCGCTCTTGTGAGTTTGAGTGCTGAGATGCAGGCGCTGAGCGACGAGGCGCGTCGCTGCTACGCACCTCCGCTGGCGCTGGTcggcgacgacaacgagAACTGCTACCAGCGCCGGTCGACAGACAGGGGGAAGGGACTTGGAAGTAGAGGCAACAACGGCGATATCCGACGTGGTGCGCACCCGGCGATGAATGCTGACGGTGACAGCGGTCCGTCATCGTTGCaacaccgccagcagctcttgaagcagcaggagcaggaggaaaTTCTTGACGAAGAGAGGCTGCTGCACTCCGCAGGGACgcttctggcgctgctgcaagaCATCTGGctctggcggcagcgcgtgcaggagGTCGTGGCGCACGCACTCTTCCAACTGGCGAGCATCTACCATGACACGCGCTCCAggggaagcagaggagagtcgccgccgctcctcgGTGTCCGACTGACATCTTTCTGGGACAGCCTGAGCGACTTGCTTGGGGCAGTCCTCCTTGTCGAGGAGGTCCTTCACCAGAACCCCAGCATCAGAGATGGTTTGGAGATAATGCAGCGCAttctcgcgcagcagcagctggacgCCAAGCGCGATGACGTTGCTGGAAGCGACGATGATGGGGAACTAATGCGCCTGCTGCTAGAGAAACTGCGGATAGACCTGCTCGATTGCAGCCTCCTCACCTCCGTGACCGCGCAGCGCTTTGACCAGCTTTTTGATGCCTCGCTGGCCGCATGTGAGCAGGGCGAGCGGATACCGATAGTCGCCGCGTCAAGCACGCAGCGTGATGCCACACCTGCGAAGAGTGCAGCGACCCCAAAGCCACCGCCGTTTCGGGAATATACTGCCCTGTGTGAAGAGTTTATTGCCGTCTTGACTGGGTGGTGCGACGACTTCGAGGCTACCCTCGCGTCACCTCGCGCGGTGGAGCACAAGTCGAGCCTTGCCGCTCTCTGCGGGCTATGCTGCTTGCTGAAGGGGCTGTTCCTGAGCCCCCCACCGGCACGCGGCGAGCCCGCAACAGGCCCCACCCCAGCcgtggcggcaacggcaagcAAGCTCGTTACGGCGACGCTAGTGCATGTCAGCAAGCGGATCGTTGCCTGGCAGTCTATAGTCCCATTGCTACCGCTGCAAGGCCTCTATGCGCTGTGCccactgctgtggtggcggcgcacctTTCCTGCTGAGctctccgctgccgttgGTACCCTGAAGGACGGCGCTGGAGCGCTGGTCCACAGAACCGTTGTGGAGGCATGCCAGAGTTCTGCCTCACAGTTCCTCTCCAACATATCGCAGTGGACACAGCAAGTGGATCGCTGGACCGAGGTCGAGATGCAGTCTGCCCTGCCCATCGATGCCCCCCTGTGTCGTTTGTTCATCCAGAGGACAGTGCTGCTCATTCAACAAGGAGTAGCTCTGTCGCGCACCGTTCAAGATGGCGTACTACAGCTACTTCTACTCCATCACCACGCGGAATCAGCGCTGACGGTGTCGATAGTGCACGGTGTGCTGCGAGGTGTTTTACTGATGCAGCGCATAGCGGACGCCTACCACAGCAAGATGGGCATCCTCGCCACTGCTCAGGCGGCGCTCGTGCAATCAATCGCGTATGTCCTCGAGAAGCACCTCTACAACTTGTTCACCCGCACCTGCAGCTCCAGACCAGGCACCGCAGGGGTTCCGATGGCGGttgcgcaggagcagctgctcacgcTGCAAGGCGCCTTGCATGTGCTTCACAAGCCCTTCACAGCGGACACTTTGGCGTGCCTTGGGCTGCTGCTTGACGTGGCGCTAAATCGCGAAGAGATGCACCAAAGCAAAGCCTCATCTAGGATCACAAAGCAGGAGCGGGACGATGCCTTCATCGCGCTGGCACAGCTGAAGGCGATGCTCACCTACCAGCAGACACTGCCTTGCATCACGagctcctcctttctcttctttcaccGCGAAACTCTGTACCCGCTCTTCCTCAGGTACTGCTACGAGGACACGCTGGTAGCCGTCTCCCTGCCACAGATTGTGTCCGCGATGGGCGACTGTCGCCTACTCATCATGTCCGCCCGGCATGTGAGGAACCCATCAGAGACGTTGCTGAGGGACTATGTGGAGTTTGTACGAGACTGTGTCCATCACGAGCTGGTGCAACCCCTGTGCACCGAGATTGAGAACCAGCTTcggctgcgcacgcacgacGCAGTGCTAGGTCAGCCATaccgcgtgctgctgctgtcagcCGATGCTGTCGAGCGCGATCTGACCCGCTACACACTCCTGCAGCCATTTCGATTCTTCGATGAGTGGATGCACGTGGCGGCACAGATCGAGCACTACCTCAGCACGCAGTTCTACAACCTGAACGCCCTCATGCCAAACGACTGGAAAACGTACGAGGAGATGCGCAGCCTCGCCCTTCGCATTTATCACCTGCGCATCGCAGACAGCCACCTGCCAAGCTGCATCCTGGACCAGGGTCTGGATATCCTTGTCATCACAGAGAACATCCAGCAGTTTGTCGTGTACTACACGTACAACCTGAATGAGCAAGTTTTCATTCAGCGCCCCTCCTTGACGCCGTCGAAGCATCTGCACACCCTCAGCACGCGCCACATCGCCAACTCGATCCGCACACATGGCATCGGCGTTATGAACACCGCTGTGAACCACGTGTACAAGTATCTCCTAAAGAAAATGGTTGTTCTGTCGCACTTCCTGCACGACGATTACGTCCGTTCGCACCTGCTGAAAGACGCGcgggtggtgcggcagcgcaaggagcaacagcagtcTGTCAAGTACCCTGTGGagcaggcggagcagctgatCCGCGAGATGGACCGCCTCGGTGTCTCGCACGACGGCGTGTCGTTCTTGGAGAAAGCTCGACAGCTGATTAGTGAGATGGGAAACGCTCTGGGGTTCATGCGCAtgatgcgcagcggcgggctGCGTGCTGTAGCGGAGGGAGCGCGCTTCGTACCGCTtccgacgacggcggtgagcAACGGTAGCGCGAAGGGGGCATCCGCAGCGGTAGGTGTGCCCCTGAGCGCCTATATGGTGCACGGGCCTCGCGTCTCGCGGCCGCTACGCAAATCCGACGACAGCACAGACGACGAAGGGAGAGTGGAGGTGGGCACACAAGACGGGTCTGACGACGAAGACTGCGACACTATGCAGCGCCGTCAACCGAATCTtcggcgcagcaccgtcgacgccgtcgccaaCCTCGACCGGGTAGTGCACAGCATGCTCGAGCAGCTCTCCGACGGCTCTCAGTACTACCCCCTTCTCCTAGATGCCATTGGACGCCGACTGCGTCACTCATTAGCGGAACGTTACGCTCACTTGCACCTGCTGTACCTCCTCGTACCCGCTCTGGCAAATTTGCAGGTAGCCTATACCATtcaggagaaggagaaactGCTCAAGAAGCACAAGGAAGAAGGCGTCTTCTCCGACGATGGCTTCGCGGTAGGGACGACGTTCTTGCTGGTTCTCTTTCGCGCTTATGACCCATTTGACGCCCTTCACTGGTTTGAGAACAAGAAGACCCAGTACCGGGGGAGGctcgaggcggtgcaggcggcgctctccgccgccacggcgagcGGCTCACCTGAGTTCGACAACTTCCACCTCACTTTCTCCACCTTGCAGACGCATCTAAAAGAGTACACAGGGCTGGAGAACGCCTTCACCTCCAGCAGGCGCTTCTTCGACACTGCCTTgtcgtcttcctctgcgTCCGATCCCAGCCGTCGTCGGCACACACAGGAAGCGTcaagggaagaggacgaggaagagaatgGCAAGTAA